In Mercurialis annua linkage group LG5, ddMerAnnu1.2, whole genome shotgun sequence, a single genomic region encodes these proteins:
- the LOC126682498 gene encoding centromere protein C isoform X1, whose translation MADSQLQEDPLKHYTGLSLFPRTLSSLSLPDAPTDPLSLHNFLKSLPVRNPDKLIKAAESILDSTAELPNPRMTNNVAVLHDVGEVVNYPRGQRPGLDRKRRRFSLIHDKREPVVNLEPALDFDKLKDPEEFFLACERRENAKKEIAKQTGGSYTDSDQYNVFNVPLSQRPGIQGRSRTSKYKHLYPTMSSQENSGVDTVSNSGSHQMAYTAAQQMQPDNVALEEMEPTDDVSQQTESANDASEDIEPASSVDKVENQVSKLLDDFLASEELDDGALNLLQGTLQFKPYHIEQLNLPELPDFQRTDFKASGVNLSKSRNVLSDINNLLKETRSKTPVKLKSVDSSVHIVGSPTPPRNPYASLSALQRKYFKSNPSNDPFSADYIDQILEKNASHVQNIDKYSDPVDAGKTLCESGDFNSQLNEENDGAVCNMGLPKVTISDFTSVFKEDVNVNLTSPGSSGEIETLESDSVLNSNNFSICNEVINEKLCQAGVRIDIQTKGASELEKMVEEDALPEAVPVQSDQGTDVFSVEASNTMQNKIGISQSNLTADETPAADECPEIQNDAAKRAEESGFEQDNVVEDVLQEAVQPDWETTEIPVEASNSMPNKLGQSNPPANDKQAAVECPEMQNGALERVEETALEQHNEGNQESSVLPMNEQSKAKLHSGRKRKRKNQEPSVMPMNGQSKAKLHSYREHKRKASARRQSLADCGMSWDNGLRRSTRIKSRPLEFWKGERFLYGRIHGSLATVIGIKYASPGKDNGELKVKSFVSDEYKNLVEDAGLY comes from the exons ATGGCGGATTCACAACTACAAGAAGATCCGCTCAAACACTACACCGGACTCTCTCTATTTCCACGAACATTATCGTCTCTCTCCCTTCCCGATGCTCCGACTGATCCTCTCTCACTCCACAATTTCCTCAAATCTCTG CCTGTTAGAAATCCTGATAAGCTTATAAAGGCGGCGGAAAGTATTTTAGATAGCACTGCGGAACTACCAAACCCTAGGATGACTAATAATGTAGCGGTTTTACATGATGTTGGTGAAGTTGTTAATTATCCGCGTGGTCAAAGGCCTGGATTAGATCGGAAGCGTCGGCGGTTTTCTTTGATTCATGATAAAAG AGAGCCTGTGGTGAATTTGGAGCCAGCATTGGATTTCGATAAATTGAAAGATCCGGAGGAATTTTTCTTAGCTTGTGAAAGGCGCGAAA ATGCTAAAAAGGAAATAGCCAAACAGACGGGCGGTTCTTATACTGATTCTGATCAGTACAATGTTTTCAATGTTCCATTATCCCAACGACCCGGAATTCAAGG GAGATCTAGGACATCAAAATATAAACATCTGTATCCAACCATGTCTTCCCAAGAGAACTCTGGAGTGGATACTGTGTCTAATAGTGGCTCACATCAAATGGCATACACTGCAGCTCAACAAATGCAGCCAGATAATGTGGCATTAGAGGAAATGGAGCCAACAGATGATGTATCACAACAAACAGAATCAGCAAATGATGCATCAGAAGATATTGAACCAGCTA GTTCAGTAGATAAGGTTGAGAACCAGGTCAGTAAACTTCTGGATGATTTTCTTGCTTCTGAAGAGCTAGACGATGGTGCACTCAATCTATTGCAAGGCACATTGCAGTTCAAACCCTATCATATAGAGCAGCTAAACCTTCCTGAGCTACCGGATTTTCAAAGGACTGACTTTAAGGCTTCTGGAGTAAACTTGTCAAAGTCGAGGAATGTATTATCTGACATAAACAATTTATTGAAGGAGACACGGAGTAAAACTCCAGTGAAGCTGAAGAGTGTAGACAGTTCTGTTCATATTGTTGGCTCACCTACACCTCCAAGAAATCCTTATGCTTCTCTATCGGCATTGCAACGGAAATACTTTAAGTCAAATCCATCAAATGATCCATTTTCCGCtgattatattgaccaaattttagaaaaaaatgcaTCTCATGTTCAAAATATTGATAAATATTCTGATCCAGTTGATGCGGGAAAGACATTGTGTGAATCTGGTGACTTTAACTCTCAATTAAATGAAGAAAATGATGGTGCGGTTTGTAATATGGGTCTACCTAAGGTGACAATTAGTGACTTTACCAGTGTATTTAAGGAAGATGTGAATGTCAACTTAACAAGTCCTGGAAGCAGTGGTGAGATTGAAACTTTGGAATCTGACTCGGTGTTAAACAGTAATAATTTCAGTATATGTAATGAAGTCATAAATGAGAAGTTGTGTCAGGCCGGTGTTCGAATTGACATACAGACAAAGGGAGCTAGTGAGTTGGAGAAAATG GTAGAAGAAGATGCGTTGCCGGAAGCTGTGCCCGTGCAGTCTGATCAGGGAACAGATGTGTTTTCAGTGGAAGCATCAAACACCATGCAAAATAAGATTGGTatca GTCAATCAAATCTTACCGCCGATGAAACACCAGCAGCAGATGAATGCCCTGAAATTCAAAACGATGCTGCAAAAAGAGCCGAGGAGAGTGGTTTCGAACAAGATAATGTG GTGGAAGATGTGCTGCAGGAAGCTGTGCAGCCTGATTGGGAAACAACCGAGATTCCAGTGGAAGCATCAAACAGCATGCCAAATAAGCTTG GTCAATCAAATCCTCCTGCCAATGATAAACAAGCAGCAGTTGAATGCCCTGAAATGCAAAATGGTGCTCTAGAAAGAGTTGAGGAGACAGCTTTGGAACAACATAATGAG GGAAATCAGGAATCATCTGTTTTGCCAATGAATGAGCAAAGCAAAGCAAAGTTACATTCCGGCAGAAAACGCAAGAGGAAAAATCAGGAACCATCTGTTATGCCAATGAATGGGCAAAGCAAAGCAAAGTTACATTCCTACAGAGAACACAAGAGGAAAGCTTCTGCTAGGAGGCAAAGCCTTGCAG ATTGTGGTATGTCATGGGACAATGGGTTAAGACGAAGCACCAGGATCAAGTCAAGACCTTTGGAGTTCTGGAAAGGGGAAAGATTTTTATATGGCCGCATTCATGGAA GTTTGGCTACAGTTATCGGGATAAAGTATGCATCTCCAGGAAAAGACAACGGGGAATTGAAAGTTAAATCATTCGTCTCTGATGAATACAAGAATCTGGTTGAAGATGCTGGCCTGTACTGA
- the LOC126682498 gene encoding centromere protein C isoform X3, with the protein MADSQLQEDPLKHYTGLSLFPRTLSSLSLPDAPTDPLSLHNFLKSLPVRNPDKLIKAAESILDSTAELPNPRMTNNVAVLHDVGEVVNYPRGQRPGLDRKRRRFSLIHDKREPVVNLEPALDFDKLKDPEEFFLACERRENAKKEIAKQTGGSYTDSDQYNVFNVPLSQRPGIQGRSRTSKYKHLYPTMSSQENSGVDTVSNSGSHQMAYTAAQQMQPDNVALEEMEPTDDVSQQTESANDASEDIEPASSVDKVENQVSKLLDDFLASEELDDGALNLLQGTLQFKPYHIEQLNLPELPDFQRTDFKASGVNLSKSRNVLSDINNLLKETRSKTPVKLKSVDSSVHIVGSPTPPRNPYASLSALQRKYFKSNPSNDPFSADYIDQILEKNASHVQNIDKYSDPVDAGKTLCESGDFNSQLNEENDGAVCNMGLPKVTISDFTSVFKEDVNVNLTSPGSSGEIETLESDSVLNSNNFSICNEVINEKLCQAGVRIDIQTKGASELEKMVEEDALPEAVPVQSDQGTDVFSVEASNTMQNKIGQSNLTADETPAADECPEIQNDAAKRAEESGFEQDNVVEDVLQEAVQPDWETTEIPVEASNSMPNKLGQSNPPANDKQAAVECPEMQNGALERVEETALEQHNEGNQESSVLPMNEQSKAKLHSGRKRKRKNQEPSVMPMNGQSKAKLHSYREHKRKASARRQSLADCGMSWDNGLRRSTRIKSRPLEFWKGERFLYGRIHGSLATVIGIKYASPGKDNGELKVKSFVSDEYKNLVEDAGLY; encoded by the exons ATGGCGGATTCACAACTACAAGAAGATCCGCTCAAACACTACACCGGACTCTCTCTATTTCCACGAACATTATCGTCTCTCTCCCTTCCCGATGCTCCGACTGATCCTCTCTCACTCCACAATTTCCTCAAATCTCTG CCTGTTAGAAATCCTGATAAGCTTATAAAGGCGGCGGAAAGTATTTTAGATAGCACTGCGGAACTACCAAACCCTAGGATGACTAATAATGTAGCGGTTTTACATGATGTTGGTGAAGTTGTTAATTATCCGCGTGGTCAAAGGCCTGGATTAGATCGGAAGCGTCGGCGGTTTTCTTTGATTCATGATAAAAG AGAGCCTGTGGTGAATTTGGAGCCAGCATTGGATTTCGATAAATTGAAAGATCCGGAGGAATTTTTCTTAGCTTGTGAAAGGCGCGAAA ATGCTAAAAAGGAAATAGCCAAACAGACGGGCGGTTCTTATACTGATTCTGATCAGTACAATGTTTTCAATGTTCCATTATCCCAACGACCCGGAATTCAAGG GAGATCTAGGACATCAAAATATAAACATCTGTATCCAACCATGTCTTCCCAAGAGAACTCTGGAGTGGATACTGTGTCTAATAGTGGCTCACATCAAATGGCATACACTGCAGCTCAACAAATGCAGCCAGATAATGTGGCATTAGAGGAAATGGAGCCAACAGATGATGTATCACAACAAACAGAATCAGCAAATGATGCATCAGAAGATATTGAACCAGCTA GTTCAGTAGATAAGGTTGAGAACCAGGTCAGTAAACTTCTGGATGATTTTCTTGCTTCTGAAGAGCTAGACGATGGTGCACTCAATCTATTGCAAGGCACATTGCAGTTCAAACCCTATCATATAGAGCAGCTAAACCTTCCTGAGCTACCGGATTTTCAAAGGACTGACTTTAAGGCTTCTGGAGTAAACTTGTCAAAGTCGAGGAATGTATTATCTGACATAAACAATTTATTGAAGGAGACACGGAGTAAAACTCCAGTGAAGCTGAAGAGTGTAGACAGTTCTGTTCATATTGTTGGCTCACCTACACCTCCAAGAAATCCTTATGCTTCTCTATCGGCATTGCAACGGAAATACTTTAAGTCAAATCCATCAAATGATCCATTTTCCGCtgattatattgaccaaattttagaaaaaaatgcaTCTCATGTTCAAAATATTGATAAATATTCTGATCCAGTTGATGCGGGAAAGACATTGTGTGAATCTGGTGACTTTAACTCTCAATTAAATGAAGAAAATGATGGTGCGGTTTGTAATATGGGTCTACCTAAGGTGACAATTAGTGACTTTACCAGTGTATTTAAGGAAGATGTGAATGTCAACTTAACAAGTCCTGGAAGCAGTGGTGAGATTGAAACTTTGGAATCTGACTCGGTGTTAAACAGTAATAATTTCAGTATATGTAATGAAGTCATAAATGAGAAGTTGTGTCAGGCCGGTGTTCGAATTGACATACAGACAAAGGGAGCTAGTGAGTTGGAGAAAATG GTAGAAGAAGATGCGTTGCCGGAAGCTGTGCCCGTGCAGTCTGATCAGGGAACAGATGTGTTTTCAGTGGAAGCATCAAACACCATGCAAAATAAGATTG GTCAATCAAATCTTACCGCCGATGAAACACCAGCAGCAGATGAATGCCCTGAAATTCAAAACGATGCTGCAAAAAGAGCCGAGGAGAGTGGTTTCGAACAAGATAATGTG GTGGAAGATGTGCTGCAGGAAGCTGTGCAGCCTGATTGGGAAACAACCGAGATTCCAGTGGAAGCATCAAACAGCATGCCAAATAAGCTTG GTCAATCAAATCCTCCTGCCAATGATAAACAAGCAGCAGTTGAATGCCCTGAAATGCAAAATGGTGCTCTAGAAAGAGTTGAGGAGACAGCTTTGGAACAACATAATGAG GGAAATCAGGAATCATCTGTTTTGCCAATGAATGAGCAAAGCAAAGCAAAGTTACATTCCGGCAGAAAACGCAAGAGGAAAAATCAGGAACCATCTGTTATGCCAATGAATGGGCAAAGCAAAGCAAAGTTACATTCCTACAGAGAACACAAGAGGAAAGCTTCTGCTAGGAGGCAAAGCCTTGCAG ATTGTGGTATGTCATGGGACAATGGGTTAAGACGAAGCACCAGGATCAAGTCAAGACCTTTGGAGTTCTGGAAAGGGGAAAGATTTTTATATGGCCGCATTCATGGAA GTTTGGCTACAGTTATCGGGATAAAGTATGCATCTCCAGGAAAAGACAACGGGGAATTGAAAGTTAAATCATTCGTCTCTGATGAATACAAGAATCTGGTTGAAGATGCTGGCCTGTACTGA
- the LOC126682498 gene encoding centromere protein C isoform X2 — protein sequence MADSQLQEDPLKHYTGLSLFPRTLSSLSLPDAPTDPLSLHNFLKSLPVRNPDKLIKAAESILDSTAELPNPRMTNNVAVLHDVGEVVNYPRGQRPGLDRKRRRFSLIHDKREPVVNLEPALDFDKLKDPEEFFLACERRENAKKEIAKQTGGSYTDSDQYNVFNVPLSQRPGIQGRSRTSKYKHLYPTMSSQENSGVDTVSNSGSHQMAYTAAQQMQPDNVALEEMEPTDDVSQQTESANDASEDIEPASSVDKVENQVSKLLDDFLASEELDDGALNLLQGTLQFKPYHIEQLNLPELPDFQRTDFKASGVNLSKSRNVLSDINNLLKETRSKTPVKLKSVDSSVHIVGSPTPPRNPYASLSALQRKYFKSNPSNDPFSADYIDQILEKNASHVQNIDKYSDPVDAGKTLCESGDFNSQLNEENDGAVCNMGLPKVTISDFTSVFKEDVNVNLTSPGSSGEIETLESDSVLNSNNFSICNEVINEKLCQAGVRIDIQTKGASELEKMVEEDALPEAVPVQSDQGTDVFSVEASNTMQNKIGISQSNLTADETPAADECPEIQNDAAKRAEESGFEQDNVEDVLQEAVQPDWETTEIPVEASNSMPNKLGQSNPPANDKQAAVECPEMQNGALERVEETALEQHNEGNQESSVLPMNEQSKAKLHSGRKRKRKNQEPSVMPMNGQSKAKLHSYREHKRKASARRQSLADCGMSWDNGLRRSTRIKSRPLEFWKGERFLYGRIHGSLATVIGIKYASPGKDNGELKVKSFVSDEYKNLVEDAGLY from the exons ATGGCGGATTCACAACTACAAGAAGATCCGCTCAAACACTACACCGGACTCTCTCTATTTCCACGAACATTATCGTCTCTCTCCCTTCCCGATGCTCCGACTGATCCTCTCTCACTCCACAATTTCCTCAAATCTCTG CCTGTTAGAAATCCTGATAAGCTTATAAAGGCGGCGGAAAGTATTTTAGATAGCACTGCGGAACTACCAAACCCTAGGATGACTAATAATGTAGCGGTTTTACATGATGTTGGTGAAGTTGTTAATTATCCGCGTGGTCAAAGGCCTGGATTAGATCGGAAGCGTCGGCGGTTTTCTTTGATTCATGATAAAAG AGAGCCTGTGGTGAATTTGGAGCCAGCATTGGATTTCGATAAATTGAAAGATCCGGAGGAATTTTTCTTAGCTTGTGAAAGGCGCGAAA ATGCTAAAAAGGAAATAGCCAAACAGACGGGCGGTTCTTATACTGATTCTGATCAGTACAATGTTTTCAATGTTCCATTATCCCAACGACCCGGAATTCAAGG GAGATCTAGGACATCAAAATATAAACATCTGTATCCAACCATGTCTTCCCAAGAGAACTCTGGAGTGGATACTGTGTCTAATAGTGGCTCACATCAAATGGCATACACTGCAGCTCAACAAATGCAGCCAGATAATGTGGCATTAGAGGAAATGGAGCCAACAGATGATGTATCACAACAAACAGAATCAGCAAATGATGCATCAGAAGATATTGAACCAGCTA GTTCAGTAGATAAGGTTGAGAACCAGGTCAGTAAACTTCTGGATGATTTTCTTGCTTCTGAAGAGCTAGACGATGGTGCACTCAATCTATTGCAAGGCACATTGCAGTTCAAACCCTATCATATAGAGCAGCTAAACCTTCCTGAGCTACCGGATTTTCAAAGGACTGACTTTAAGGCTTCTGGAGTAAACTTGTCAAAGTCGAGGAATGTATTATCTGACATAAACAATTTATTGAAGGAGACACGGAGTAAAACTCCAGTGAAGCTGAAGAGTGTAGACAGTTCTGTTCATATTGTTGGCTCACCTACACCTCCAAGAAATCCTTATGCTTCTCTATCGGCATTGCAACGGAAATACTTTAAGTCAAATCCATCAAATGATCCATTTTCCGCtgattatattgaccaaattttagaaaaaaatgcaTCTCATGTTCAAAATATTGATAAATATTCTGATCCAGTTGATGCGGGAAAGACATTGTGTGAATCTGGTGACTTTAACTCTCAATTAAATGAAGAAAATGATGGTGCGGTTTGTAATATGGGTCTACCTAAGGTGACAATTAGTGACTTTACCAGTGTATTTAAGGAAGATGTGAATGTCAACTTAACAAGTCCTGGAAGCAGTGGTGAGATTGAAACTTTGGAATCTGACTCGGTGTTAAACAGTAATAATTTCAGTATATGTAATGAAGTCATAAATGAGAAGTTGTGTCAGGCCGGTGTTCGAATTGACATACAGACAAAGGGAGCTAGTGAGTTGGAGAAAATG GTAGAAGAAGATGCGTTGCCGGAAGCTGTGCCCGTGCAGTCTGATCAGGGAACAGATGTGTTTTCAGTGGAAGCATCAAACACCATGCAAAATAAGATTGGTatca GTCAATCAAATCTTACCGCCGATGAAACACCAGCAGCAGATGAATGCCCTGAAATTCAAAACGATGCTGCAAAAAGAGCCGAGGAGAGTGGTTTCGAACAAGATAAT GTGGAAGATGTGCTGCAGGAAGCTGTGCAGCCTGATTGGGAAACAACCGAGATTCCAGTGGAAGCATCAAACAGCATGCCAAATAAGCTTG GTCAATCAAATCCTCCTGCCAATGATAAACAAGCAGCAGTTGAATGCCCTGAAATGCAAAATGGTGCTCTAGAAAGAGTTGAGGAGACAGCTTTGGAACAACATAATGAG GGAAATCAGGAATCATCTGTTTTGCCAATGAATGAGCAAAGCAAAGCAAAGTTACATTCCGGCAGAAAACGCAAGAGGAAAAATCAGGAACCATCTGTTATGCCAATGAATGGGCAAAGCAAAGCAAAGTTACATTCCTACAGAGAACACAAGAGGAAAGCTTCTGCTAGGAGGCAAAGCCTTGCAG ATTGTGGTATGTCATGGGACAATGGGTTAAGACGAAGCACCAGGATCAAGTCAAGACCTTTGGAGTTCTGGAAAGGGGAAAGATTTTTATATGGCCGCATTCATGGAA GTTTGGCTACAGTTATCGGGATAAAGTATGCATCTCCAGGAAAAGACAACGGGGAATTGAAAGTTAAATCATTCGTCTCTGATGAATACAAGAATCTGGTTGAAGATGCTGGCCTGTACTGA